A genomic region of Anopheles coustani chromosome 3, idAnoCousDA_361_x.2, whole genome shotgun sequence contains the following coding sequences:
- the LOC131272884 gene encoding seminal metalloprotease 1-like, producing MRFLLVGVLALAAAVSGLPTAGKSANTAANVDRLAHLGPNDLAEEWSGQFEGDMVLDEEQMDIVRNRRNGLIAKTRHWPDRIVYYYINEEDFTPEQVQHVELGVRLLQSQSCLQFKRVEADAPAYIRVIGSDSGCYSSVGFTGRAQNLNLQPYPVGEGCFRIGTVVHEFLHALGFYHQQSASDRDEFVDIIWENIQQGTENNFNIYPDTTVTDFNVRYDYGSVMHYGATAFSINGQRTIVPKDPNATIGQRVSMSEKDISKLNWMYGCLLKG from the exons ATG AGATTCTTGCTGGTTGGAGTTTTAGCGCTGGCAGCTGCCGTCAGTGGATTACCGACGGCTGGAAAGTCTGCTAACACTGCTGCCAACG TCGATCGCTTGGCACATCTTGGCCCGAACGATCTTGCCGAAGAATGGAGTGGTCAGTTTGAGGGTGACATGGTGCTGGATGAGGAGCAGATGGATATCGTGCGGAACAGGAGGAATGGATTGATCGCAAAGACGCGTCACTGGCCGGACAGGATTGTCTACTATTACATCAACGAGGAAGATTTTA CCCCGGAACAGGTGCAACACGTCGAACTCGGCGTACGTTTGCTGCAGTCGCAGTCGTGCCTTCAGTTCAAGCGAGTCGAGGCTGACGCACCGGCCTACATCCGGGTGATCGGCTCCGACTCTGGCTGCTACTCGTCGGTCGGCTTCACTGGCCGGGCGCAGAACCTCAACCTGCAGCCGTACCCGGTTGGCGAGGGTTGCTTCCGCATTGGCACGGTGGTGCACGAGTTCCTGCACGCGCTCGGCTTCTACCACCAGCAGAGTGCCAGCGATCGGGACGAGTTCGTCGACATCATCTGGGAGAACATTCAGCAGGGCACGGAGAACAACTTCAACATCTACCCGGACACCACGGTGACGGACTTTAACGTGCGCTACGACTACGGCAGCGTTATGCACTACGGTGCCACGGCGTTCTCCATCAACGGCCAGCGCACCATCGTGCCGAAGGATCCGAACGCCACCATCGGACAGCGCGTGAGCATGAGCGAGAAGGATATTTCCAAGCTCAACTGGATGTACGGCTGCCTGCTGAAGGGCTAG
- the LOC131267002 gene encoding zinc metalloproteinase nas-15-like, giving the protein MFHWHVSGVAVLVVVLMVPRVAPGPLERHRLPVPADELGDNFEGDILLTEEQSVQLRKRTGMYLPTFLWPDRTVPYEIVTSDFSPDHRSAIEAAMRTIEAFTCIRFVPATASTVDFVRIRAGQGCSSFVGRIRGAQQLTLQTDPVGSGCFRHGTIVHELIHALGFYHMQSATDRDDWVSIQWENIEPGREGNFQSYGTDRILSYGVEYDYGSIMHYDERAFSTNGLPTIVPRANGVVIGQRVAMSSGDIQRILNMYQC; this is encoded by the exons ATGTTCCATTGGCACGTTTCTGGTGTTGCGGTGTTGGTTGTGGTACTGATGGTGCCTCGTGTGGCGCCGGGTCCTCTTGAGCGCCACCGTCTGCCAGTACCGGCCGATGAGTTGGGCGACAACTTCGAGGGTGACATTTTGCTTACGGAAGAGCAGTCAGTTCAGCTGCGGAAGCGAACGGGCATGTACCTGCCGACGTTCCTCTGGCCCGACCGAACCGTACCGTACGAGATAGTGACCAGTGATTTCT CGCCCGACCACAGATCCGCTATTGAGGCTGCGATGCGTACGATAGAGGCTTTCACCTGCATCCGGTTCGTGCCAGCGACGGCCTCGACGGTGGACTTCGTGCGCATCAGAGCTGGCCAGGGATGTTCTTCGTTCGTCGGGCGCATCCGGGGCGCTCAACAGCTCACACTGCAGACGGATCCGGTCGGAAGTGGTTGCTTCAGGCACGGAACCATCGTCCACGAGTTGATCCACGCACTGGGCTTCTATCATATGCAGAGTGCCACCGATCGGGACGACTGGGTCAGCATCCAGTGGGAGAATATCGAGCCAGGTCGGGAAGGTAACTTCCAGTCGTACGGCACCGATCGTATCCTCAGCTATGGCGTCGAGTACGATTATGGCAGCATCATGCACTACGACGAACGGGCGTTCAGCACCAACGGACTGCCGACGATTGTTCCACGTGCAAACGGGGTGGTGATTGGGCAGCGGGTAGCGATGAGTTCGGGCGATATTCAACGCATCTTGAATATGTATCAGTGCTGA
- the LOC131267010 gene encoding uncharacterized protein LOC131267010, with translation MPALDDSEISVPPYIGEELILQSITDGLRVKNVRLVEYKISRAVSAGDNYMSDVYRIVVHFTGECAATDRSITVAPDGTTKTVSLVVKSLPNTGKRGTIIEDLQTYEKEVAMFRDVVPKLSQMVEGTFFAARCYHATNVPDRVIVFEDLKALGYVNSNRQAGFDFHQCALVMEKIGRFHAASMRLAEQEPELMRKQFHFNMFNPDGGQANDDIHAVFEKGLATLIGVVRKNWAGFDPSIVAKLERLVPVYVDRLRKCLEQDVETDGGFRVLNHGDLWSNNIMIRYDTNEPNTVRDVVFVDLQISFYTSPGIDLNYVLANCPNYETRTRLDELLDVYYRSFSGTLRQLEYHTVPTMEQVRREIRRMEFFSLVSVVSILPIVLMDHTDEVVADMESLLSDGADGEKAREIQYNGANYQRIVRPMLVEFNRRGLLDL, from the coding sequence ATGCCCGCGTTGGACGACTCGGAGATTTCGGTGCCGCCGTACATCGGCGAGGAGTTGATCTTGCAGTCGATCACCGACGGTTTGCGGGTGAAGAATGTCCGGCTCGTCGAGTACAAGATCTCGCGTGCGGTATCCGCCGGGGACAACTACATGAGCGATGTGTACAGAATCGTAGTTCACTTCACGGGTGAGTGCGCCGCGACCGATCGGTCGATCACGGTGGCCCCGGATGGCACGACGAAAACCGTTTCGCTCGTGGTGAAAAGCCTTCCGAACACCGGCAAACGGGGCACGATCATCGAGGATCTGCAGACGTACGAGAAGGAGGTGGCCATGTTCCGGGACGTGGTGCCGAAGTTGTCGCAGATGGTGGAGGGGACGTTCTTTGCCGCTCGCTGCTACCACGCGACTAACGTCCCGGACCGGGTGATCGTGTTCGAGGACCTGAAGGCGCTCGGGTACGTGAACAGCAACCGGCAGGCCGGCTTCGACTTCCACCAGTGTGCCCTGGTGATGGAGAAGATTGGTCGGTTTCATGCCGCCTCGATGCGGCTTGCCGAGCAGGAGCCGGAGCTGATGCGCAAGCAGTTTCACTTCAACATGTTCAACCCGGACGGTGGGCAGGCAAACGACGACATCCATGCCGTCTTTGAGAAGGGGCTGGCAACGTTGATCGGGGTGGTGCGCAAAAACTGGGCCGGTTTCGATCCGTCGATTGTGGCCAAGCTGGAGCGGTTGGTGCCCGTTTACGTTGACCGCTTGCGCAAGTGTCTGGAGCAGGACGTGGAGACGGACGGTGGCTTCCGGGTGCTGAACCACGGGGATCTCTGGTCGAACAACATCATGATCCGCTACGATACGAACGAGCCGAACACCGTGCGGGACGTGGTGTTTGTCGATCTGCAAATTAGCTTCTACACCAGCCCGGGAATCGACTTGAACTACGTCCTCGCCAACTGCCCGAACTACGAGACAAGGACGCGGCTCGATGAACTGCTCGACGTGTACTACCGATCGTTCAGTGGGACGCTCCGGCAGCTCGAGTACCACACCGTGCCTACGATGGAGCAGGTTCGGCGCGAGATCCGCCGGATGGAGTTCTTCTCGCTGGTCTCCGTCGTTTCCATACTGCCGATCGTGCTGATGGACCACACGGACGAGGTCGTGGCCGACATGGAAAGTTTGCTCAGCGACGGCGCGGACGGGGAGAAGGCTCGCGAAATCCAGTACAACGGGGCCAACTATCAGCGCATCGTGCGCCCAATGTTGGTCGAGTTCAATCGCCGGGGGTTGTTGGATCTCTGA
- the LOC131266985 gene encoding seminal metalloprotease 1-like, protein MFHFQTFSLAVLCVALAQARVLPNSPENIARLRQLRPGELAEELSGQFEGDIVLTEEQERDMLANRRNGLIAEIDRWPNNVIPVLIQEEDFTPEQVEYIKRGMRQLEAVSCVKFVKFEEKHEDFVRLSGYNSGCYSSVGRRGRSQVLNLQPYPIESGCFNLATIMHEFLHTLGFYHQQSASDRDEYVDIIWENIQEGREHNFEKFSPRTVTDFNVRYDYGSVMHYSATAFSMNDQPTIVPKDPKAEIGQRVGLSERDISKLNHMYKCLVKG, encoded by the exons ATGTTCCACTTCCAAACGTTTAGCTTGGCCGTGTTGTGCGTAGCATTGGCTCAGGCCAGGGTGCTGCCGAACAGTCCGGAGAACA TCGCCCGGCTTCGTCAGCTGCGTCCGGGCGAGCTGGCGGAAGAGCTGAGCGGTCAGTTCGAAGGCGATATAGTCCTAACTGAGGAGCAAGAGCGTGATATGTTGGCTAACAGACGGAATGGGTTGATTGCCGAAATCGATCGCTGGCCGAATAATGTCATTCCAGTGCTTATTCAGGAAGAGGACTTTA CTCCGGAGCAGGTCGAGTACATCAAACGTGGCATGCGTCAGCTCGAGGCCGTCTCCTGCGTGAAGTTTGTGAAGTTCGAGGAGAAGCATGAAGATTTCGTGCGTCTCTCGGGCTACAATTCCGGGTGCTACTCCTCGGTTGGCCGCCGGGGCCGATCACAAGTCCTCAATCTCCAACCGTACCCTATCGAGTCGGGATGCTTCAATTTGGCGACGATCATGCATGAATTCCTGCACACGCTCGGCTTCTACCATCAGCAGAGTGCCAGCGATCGGGACGAGTATGTCGACATCATCTGGGAGAACATACAGGAGGGCAGGGAGCACAACTTCGAGAAATTCTCGCCCCGGACGGTGACGGACTTTAACGTGCGCTACGACTACGGCAGTGTGATGCACTACAGCGCGACCGCATTCAGTATGAATGACCAGCCCACCATCGTACCGAAG GATCCTAAAGCTGAAATCGGACAGCGTGTGGGATTGAGCGAACGGGACATTTCCAAGCTGAACCACATGTACAAATGTCTGGTAAAAGGCTAA
- the LOC131266995 gene encoding seminal metalloprotease 1-like: MFHFQTFSLAVLCVALAQTRVLPNRPENIARLRQLRPDELAEELSGQFEGDIVLTDEQERDMLANRRNGLIAETYRWPNNVIPVMIVEADFTPEQIEHIKRGMRQLEAVTCLKFVTYEPQHQDYVRVMGTGSGCYSSVGRRGGAQNLNLQPYPIETGCFRSATIVHEFIHAIGFYHQQSASDRDEYVDIIWENIEEGKEHNFNIYENSLVTDFSVRYDYGSVMHYSATAFSKNGQRTIVPKDPKAAIGQRVGMSERDISKLNHMYKCLVKG; encoded by the exons ATGTTCCACTTCCAAACGTTTAGCTTGGCCGTGTTGTGCGTAGCATTGGCTCAGACCAGGGTGCTGCCGAACAGACCGGAGAACA TCGCCCGGCTTCGTCAGCTGCGTCCGGACGAGCTGGCGGAAGAGCTGAGCGGTCAGTTCGAAGGCGATATAGTGCTAACTGATGAGCAAGAGCGTGATATGTTGGCTAACAGACGGAATGGGTTGATTGCCGAAACCTACCGCTGGCCGAATAATGTCATTCCAGTGATGATTGTCGAAGCGGACTTTA CTCCGGAGCAGATCGAGCACATCAAACGTGGCATGCGTCAGCTCGAGGCCGTCACCTGCCTTAAATTTGTGACGTACGAGCCACAGCATCAAGATTACGTGCGAGTCATGGGAACCGGTTCCGGGTGCTACTCCTCGGTTGGCCGCCGGGGCGGAGCACAGAACCTCAACCTCCAACCGTACCCCATCGAGACGGGATGCTTCCGGTCGGCGACGATCGTGCATGAGTTCATCCACGCGATAGGCTTCTACCATCAGCAGAGTGCCAGCGATCGGGACGAGTATGTCGACATCATCTGGGAGAACATCGAGGAGGGCAAGGAGCACAACTTCAACATCTACGAGAACAGCCTCGTGACGGACTTTAGTGTGCGCTACGACTACGGCAGTGTAATGCACTACAGCGCGACCGCATTCAGCAAGAATGGCCAGCGCACCATCGTACCGAAG GATCCTAAAGCCGCCATTGGACAGCGTGTGGGAATGAGCGAACGGGACATTTCCAAGCTGAACCACATGTACAAATGTCTGGTAAAAGGCTAA